Within the Nitrospira sp. genome, the region TCGTCCCTCCATTGGCCCCTGGAACGGCCCCACTCCCAGAGCCGACGCTTGTGCCGCTCGAGTTGCCGGTACCACTGGTACAACCTGCCAGCTGTACTCCCACGACCATCAGGCACACCGTGAATGGTATGACCCAAAGGGTTTGTAAGTGAGTAGTGTCGAGCGATCTGGGCAGTTCTCGCTGCAGCATTGCGTATAGGCCTCCTGTGCTCTCTATTGCCGCACGCCCTGACTCCGAATATCGTATAACGGTTAAAATACGTAACATCCATGGCGATGCGACCGTACCACTGAAGGAGGCGATTTTGACACCATACGTATGGGAGGGAGGTTCCCATTTCGTGCTGGATGGGAAGTGCCATGGTCTGAACATCTGACGAAATAGAAGTCAGGAGAGCGAGTATGATTGTTCGCAGGATAGGGCTTGCGTTGCGCTGCGGCCATGCGGATCAGGAAATCGGAAGGACAGAGGCTCGCGGCGGCATAGTTCTGCTCATGAGCACAGTGACTTCTTGCTCCGTAGCTGTCCCCCATCTTACTGGGGGTAGGGTCGGGAATGTCTCCAAGCCGTATCGAATTCGATACAATTGTATCGAAAACTGCAATGACGTGACCACAGGCTATGAGTTGTGCACACGCTCGCCGAAGTCGACCGCGAGAAAGAGAGATTCAATGGCGCGCGGTTGCTCGTGGCGATATGATTGTCCATGTCTGTATGGAACCTTACGCACAATGGTATGAACCTTGCTGCAATCAAGTTTCGTATGGAGTGTGCCGATCAGATCTGAAGGGGTCGATGGCACGTATCGAAATCGTCACTGATCACGTCTAACGGAGGTGCTCATGGGACCGGACCGGATGGATGGTACGACCACTGAACACAAGAACCATGGTGAGGAGCCTGCTTCTGGTCGAGCGCCACGAGCTTTGACCTATGACGAAGGGAAGGCTGCAGAAGCGGCCTTCCAGGGACTCCCGTTTAATCCTGAATGGTCGGATACGGCTCGTAAGGTGTACGACGGAATTGTGCTTGCAATGGGCGAGCGCCAGTTGGCCGCAATGGGAGAATCCGATCTGGAGAAGGAATACGCCTTGGGGCAATAAGGGCCGTAGCGGCCTCGATGTGCATTTGGAGCTCGTGCCCCAAGCCCGCTTGCCGGGGGGCGGAGGACAGACTCATTGTCTGCTGCCATCCCAGATATTGGCCGACCACGCCAATTCTCACATCATCGGCAGCTTGTCCGGCCTCGCCCTGGCGAGGCGACTCTCCCCAATCAATTATTTCTCGTCGCGATTCCTATACCTCATCGAAGACGGGGCAAACGTCTCGCCATGCGACGCGCGCATGCAGCTGTCCCACGCTAAAATCCTGCCGTCTGGGGGCAAACTGCAATTTCTTGCCCATGAAGGGCCATAACGGGCCTTGCCATCTCACCGCGGTACGTAAATAGTCAGCAACTGCGACGCGACATCCGGGGCTGGTATATTTCGAATTTCCCCCTATAGAGGCATGGCCCCGCCCCTTTGATGTGTAGCCACACCGCGGTTTGCCAGGTAGCTTCATTCTAATTGATCCCAGGGATTGGAAGTAGAACTGAGGAGTGAGGAGGAGCTGCATGAGCTCTGTTTCGACCCAACCGGCGTCCCCTGTTCAACTCATCACCATCGGCTCGGACAAAGCCCATGGGCCTGCTACGTCCTGCCACGTTCCAGGCTCTGTCGTCAGGCCGACCTCTAAACGACAAAAATACCGCATGACTGCCTTGGGGCTGGTTCATGTCTACATCGCCGTCCATCTGCTTTCGTGGCACATCTTCGGTATCGAGATTTGGGGTAAAACGGCCATGATGGGAGTGCCCTCCTTGGCCAAGGGGACCATCAACGCGGCGGCGATCATGGTGTTGTTGATCTTGGGGTCCATCCTCGTATTCGGCCGAGGGTTTTGCGGTTGGGTTTGTCACATGCGTGGAGCGATTGAGTTTGCAGATTGGATCTTGAAGAAACTCAAGATCAAGCGGTACTTGCGCTTGAGCGAGAAAAACTTACTGATCAACACCGAACACCGCTGGCTGTTTCGAATTGGCGCTCTTTTCGTACTACTCTTACCGGTTATCATTCTGATCCACAATGTGGGGTTTGCACCCAAGATGGATGTGATGTCTCCGCCCCCATTGGCTGACCTGCCGGGCTACAAGAACAAGGCGTTTGCAGAGAGCGCGCCATTCAACATTTCGATCCAGCCCACCTGGCACGATGCCATTCTGGCGTTCGGGTTGGCGGTTTTTATCCAGTTCACGATGAGCATCGTATTGAACTTACGCTATGGCCACGGTGCCTTTTGTCGAATTCTATGCCCGTATGCTCCGATGATGACGCCACTGATGAATATTTCGCCGGTCCAATCCAAGATTACGAGGGTGGCGCAATGCGTCGGCTGCCGTGACTGCAGTAACGCCTGTCCGCAGGGCATCGATGTCAGCCGAGAAATCTTTCATTTCGATGGGAAGGTGATCAATCGAGAGTGCATCAAGTGTTATCACTGTATTGATGCGTGCGATGATGGGGTCTTGAAAGACACCGCGGCTCCCGCCGTGCCCCAGGTGAAACTGTTGAAGCCGTATGAAAAGAGGCCATGGCAGCAAGAAGTCGTGCGCAAGGACGGGCTCCTCACGAATGCACACCACATGCAGCTGTTCGAGCCGCTGGGACCTATCGCCGATTTCCTGTCGATCATTGTGGCATTGATCGGTGGAGGCATGACATCACGATTCGGGGGGTTCTGGTTCTATCCGGGGGCGATTCTTACATTCATTGCATTCCGGGAAGGCGTACTATACGCAAAGCGGACTAGAGACCGATTTGCAGCTTCGGCGGCAAGACCAGAATTGGGATGAGGGTAGGGAGGCCTGCGGAAAAAAGCAGTATGGAGCCGCAAGGGAGGGAGCTATGAACACGACAAGAGTGCAAGACTACACGCATCTCGTGAAGGAATTCATCGGGTGTTTGAGTGAACGAAAATCGACCTGGCTGGCACCGTTGGTCTTCACAATCCTGCTGCTAGGAGCGTTAGGATTCTTCTTGGAGGGAAGTGTTTTGGCTCCTGCGATCTATTCCATCTTCTGATCGTCTACTTCCAAGCCACGCCGCCGGCCGTGTGGTGCCGGCGGCATTCAGAAACTGATCGCATACTGATACTCGGCTGTCAATCGCAGAGTCTCTGACAAGCACCCCGCCACCGCGGCATTCGCGGACCCAGTGTAATGGGCACCAGGGGCAAATTCTTCGAACGCGTTAGCCTGAATCAAGCAGGGTACGGCGTCCCAAAATTCTTGCCCCGCTTGGGTGAGGAGGTGGGCACCTGGTGGGGCGGTTGCTACAGCAGAGAAAGCCGCTGACCGAAGCTCACCCTGATAGGGCAGATGCAGCAGGATTGGGAGTCCGCCATCCCGTAGAACCTCTTGAATGAACGTCTGGAGTGTCGCGCGAGTGAGGCTGACGAGCGCATCATCGGATAGGTCGGTTTTGAGCGCCTCAACCGGGGGACGCAGAGAGGCAACAAAGCGAAAGAGGTAGGATGACTCCAGTAGCCCCCATGGGCCACCACGTGGCCACTCCATACGCGCGTAAAAGCGGTCTTCCTCCAGATAGGGCAGGAAGCGGAGGTCAGAGACCGAGAAAATCTCTGCTGGGGAGGGCACCGGGCCATTGATCGTTTGCAATGTCGAAGCCTCCACGCGCGGCCGAGGCCGTGCGAATGGAAATTGGATGCCGGTTGGTGAAATAAGGAAATTATATACGTTCTGCATGCGAAGGAGTTGTCGAGAGGTTATCCCCATGATGACGAAGTTGGGTTTCCAGGAACGAATATCCCGTCGATACTTGAGGAGTGCCTGATAGGCGCTATAGCCGGGTACGCCGAAGTTCAATACCTGCACACGCGGATCGAGTCGCTCCTGGAGAAGATGGGGAAGTGATGCCTCGCACGGAACCTCGCTCCCAAACGTCATGCTATCGCCCAAGAGTGCAATTCGGATTTCGGGAGCGGTCGTTGTGGGTCCGGTCAACCGCGTGCTCGGGTCGCTAAAGGACGTGCCGACTGCCGGACTACGGAGGCCCTCCGCGCTCGTACGATAAAGTCCGTCTCCGGCCTCTCGATTCGGGGCTAGGTTCCAACCTAACTCTGGATCTGCCACCACGTAAGCACTTTCGCTCGCCATGTGGGCGATGACCTCACGGTGACGCGCTGATACGTCGGACCACATTCGTGGGAAGAGCAAGGTATTGGCAAATCGTGGGCCTTCGACAGTGCGATGCGCCATTAGGCGGATGACTAGTTCTCCACTGGCGCTCACGAGGAGGATCGTGAAGAGGTTGACCGCAACCGTAAGTGCGTATTGTCGTCGGACAAGAGAGGTAGCTCGTTGGAACGACGCCCACACACAACGGGCGGATACGAGGAGGACGAAACAAGCGCCTACACAGGCCCATCCTGGAACGCTGGTAGCAAATGCTGCAACGGTCCCTTTGGACTCCAAGCGAAACAGGCTTAGCACCAGCAGTGCCACGGCCACTTCCCCTGTAATGAGGCAGCTCGGTAGCATCCGGAATAACCTGGGTATGACTCTATCCGAGGGCGGAACGGTGGCAAAGGCAAATCCGCAAAGGATCGTGTGGCAACGGCCGGCGTCATACTCGCGCGCGCTGGCCTGATCAGGGAGGTCGGACGGCCGGAGGCGGATTTCAGCCGCTCCATGGTCCAGCATGTATCAGTGCCGTCCTGTGGTGTGGAGTACCGGGCGAAGGTTAGCAGGCGTGACCAGCGGTCGAGACGTCGAATAGATCTATGTGCGTTCCAACGCAACGAGCTTTCGCTTACGCCCTATCCCCCAGCGATACCCGGCAAGATGTCCGCCCATACGAACAGCGCGGTGGCAAGGGATGGCAAGCGCTACGCGGTTTGTTGCGCAGGCTCGCGCGACGGCCCGGGCGGCCTTGGGGTGTCCGATCGACCGTGCGATCTCTTGATAGGATTGAGTCCGCCCTCGCGGAATGCGTTGAAGCGCCTTCCAGATCTTCCACTGGAACGCTGTGCCCTGAACGTCGAGTGGCAACGTCGTCAGCGACTGCTCTCCGGCTAGGCTCTGCCGAAAGGCTCGTAGGTAGTGAGATAAGCCCGATTGGTCTTGGCGAAGCACGGCATGGGGAAAGTCACGTCTGAGTGAGGCACGGAGTTGAGACACGGTACTGCCGAGATTCGCAGCGGCAATTCCGCGACTGGTAACGGCGATCAGAAGATGCCCGACCGCAATCCGCCCCGTCGCATATCGAAGCGTCATACCCTTTCCACCAGAGCGATATGTGCGTGGCAGCATGCCGAGTTCTCCATCTGTGCGATCATAAAGCCGGCTACTAGATCCAAATCCGCAGTCATAGAGGGCCCGCGTAATGGTATAGCCGCGTTTGAGGAGCAACTTGAACCGTTCTGCTCGCGCTGCTCGCTGGTACGCGGACGGAGACAGGCCGACGGATCGCGTGAACATACGCTGGATGTGATACGGGCTCAGGTTCACCTCTTTCGCGAGCGTTGCAAGGGACACCCGTTCAGACGAATGGCTATGCAGGTATTGGCGGATTTGATCAATCCGCTGAGCGATACGGGTGTGATCGTGGGACCTGGGCCAACAGCGTCGGCATTCGCGGAACCCTGCTAATTCGGCTTGCTCTGGGGTCTCGAAAAACCGCACGCGATCATGGGCGGGACGGCGAGCCGGACATGAAGGTCGGCAATAGATTCGAGTAGACGTCACGGCGTAGACAAAGACATGGTCGAACCTGCGATTGCGAGACAAGACGGCCTTCCATGCCGTGCGGGATGAAATGGGGACGGGGTGCGTGGTTGCAGAGATCACGCGGAATCATACTCTCACCTGAGCGCGAGGAACTATCCGAATCTTGCGGCCAAAATGACTTTTTCTGTGCTCCAAGCGCGGAGGGCTGTCTCCAAAACGTGCGCCGTCGGTCGAACCGAAGGATGGGAAAGGTCGTCGACGATATTGTGAACAGAATCGAAACCCCAATTAATCGTGAGGGATTTAAGCGGAGGTCGATTTCATGCGGCCTTGGCGCGAATTACCTGTCAGCAATCACGCGCTGGTTGCCTTGGCGTGGAGCGGTCTCCGATAAGCCAGGGTGAGATATGAAGTCGAGCGACCTAGGAGAGAACCTCACTCATGCATATTGGCAGACATTGTGAGTGTCCAGGCGCAGTACCCGGTAACTAGTTTTAGAAAATGCGCCGACAAGTCCATCGCCCAAACCCACAACTGTGGCTCGTACGTCGTCACTAGCGGAATCAGAGTCCCTATCGAAATGCAGATACGAGCCTTCCACCTGGATACCCGGGGTCGGGCTGATCAGCAGATCTCACATAATCACCCGGAGAACTCAGCAAGCCGACCTATGGGTCGGTCGTGCATTGCTGTTCGCCGCATGCATGATGGGGCCTTAAATTGCGCTAATGGTAGGAACGCGCGACAGCGTCCTCCGCTATTGTCGCTTCCTGTGTGTATCGTTCCGCACGCAAGAGTGCTTGAGTGGTGATGGATAGACCGCAGGTCGCGCAGGTGAGGAAGGCGCCATTGTGCTGGAGAGTTTGCTGGCGGCAGCATGGACAGATCGAAAGGCCGCGTTTGGGCACACGCATCCTGAACCTCCGGGCTTGGGGTGAGGGGGCTTCGCCGCGTCCGCGAAGTGAAGGCAAGCAGGCATGTCACCTGAGTCAACGTGAGAGGAAGCCGAACGGACTACAACTGCAAATAAGGCGGGAATAAATTGGAATCGGATTTTACACTCTTCGTTCGGATTGTCAAGCTGAAGCATGACGTGAATAGGTAGCTCTATCGGTTTGTCGCACGTCAATGGCCTAATCGTTATGAACGGAAGCGCTTGGGGTAACTATGGCTCCAAGCCGCTCGATAAGTCGTTCGGCCAATGTGGTGAATATGATCTCTAAACGTTGCTGAAAAGGTTATCGCCCGAGGCTAATTGGCTGTTGTGGAAATCCGTTGCGCGTAGGGGAAAACGGTTCTGTCCGTATTAGAGCCGGATGTCAAAAGATTGAGCCCTTCGTCACGGATTGGCCGCATGGAGCAGAGACGTCCACAAAAGGAGATAGCCTGGCTGTGATCGCGCAGATTGCCGTCGCGGGGTATGTGTGCGGTGTGCCAGGAGTGCTGACTCCGACCTAATCGCATTTTGTTGGAACGCGCCCGCCTTCTCCTTAGTCCTGATACCGGCCAAAGCGTGACCGCGTGGCCCGCTGTAAAGGCGAACGCCGCTTCGTAAGGTCCCAGCATCTCACTATCCGGCTTATCCGTAAAGCATCCTATCGTGGCATTCCTTGGATCGTGGGAAGGAATGCGAAGGTACGTTCAAGACTGCGCCGACAATGATTTACATGAGATCAAGCGTGCGGCGCCACCGATCCATCCGGGAGAACAACCGTTTCCCGGGCGGAACTGGTCCTATGTAATCCGAACTAGGGAAGCGTGCCCGACAAAGGTCATAAAAAAAAGTGATCACTGGGGGAGTCAGTTGACAGACATACTCGGCCTGTCCTGGAGTTCGGTAACCAAACTATATGCGGCGTGACGCGAAAACATCCAGCCCAACCCTCCAGGAGTATATGAGTGGGAGAGTCGTTCTCCACAGCGATTTAACTGCCCGTTTTGTTATGCCCAGGGGGAGCGCCTGTTGCGGTTAGGACTCGATGACCGGGTGGAATGGCGTGGTGTTGAGCACGGACCGAGCTTGCCCGTTTCGCGTGAAGGAAGTCGCCCGCGTATGCAGCTAGCAATCGATCACGAGGTCCGGATGGTACGAAGCTTGGCTCCCGAGATCCCGATTCGGAGCGTGGCAGGCAAGCCCAATACGCGTTCTGCGATTCGAGTCATTGCGGCTGCGATGGATGAGGATTCGACCCGCGGGCGCCTCCCGCGCCACGATGTGTATCGGGCACTTTGGCAATGCAAAGAGGATATTTCCAATCCAATCGTGCTGGCCGCAGTTGCCGTGACGCACGGCTTTACGAACCTGACTCCTACTTCAAATGGGAATGACGCCGTCAGGGCATGGCAACAGGAGTGGGAAGAGTTGGGCGTGAACAGCCTGCCGGCTCTCGTCCGTCAAGACGGCGAGGTTATGATTGGCTTGGTTTTAGAAAAGCAGCTTCGGGATTTTATCGAAGGCTATCTGGCAGTCGGGACGCGTGGCTAGAGGGTAATGTAGGAACAAGGAGACACAATGATAATCTTCAACAGGGTGATCCTAGGGTTACTTGGATTATCGCTGCTCGCCGCATGTGCCGAAACGAGGATGTCCGACAGACCGTCTTTATACAAGCGTCTCGTCGGTAAGGACGCGATCACGGGGGTGGTCGATAGATTTGTATCCAATGTCGCGGTTGACGATCACATCAACAGCTACTTTAGGAGTACCGATATCCCTCAACTGAAGCGACACCTGGTGGATCAGGTGTGTGAGGCGGCGGGAGGGCCCTGTATCTATACGGGGCGGAGCATGAAAGCGACGCATGCAGGGATGGGGGTGACCGATGCGGATTTCAACGCATTGGTCCAAGACCTGATAGCTGCGCTGGACTTCTACAAGGTCGGGCAGGTGGAGCAGGACGAGCTGTTGAGCGTCTTGGGTGACATGCAGAGTGACATTGTCGAACGATAGAAGAAGCGATGGAGCCTTGGCTGGTCTCCATCCGGGCGCGACCGGTGTGCGATTGCCGTCGTTCTTACGGAATCAGAGATAGTTTTCCCGTGGGCGAGCATTGGGCCGTCAGGTGGATTGGGACAGTTCCGGTGCAGGTCAGATCGGGACTTATTCCCTCCACCGGTGAGTCTTGCATTGTTTCCGTCTGATTGAGTCTGGTCGCTGCCTCGTGTGCCAGGCGTACCAGCCGGATACGTCGTTCCTCTCTCTCCAATTGTTTACGAAGAGCGGGCTTGAGTTTGACTGCCCGTGCGAAGTCTGTTTTTGCTTGCCGATCCTTCCTCAAAGCCAAATATGCCAGTCCTCGTCCTAGATAGGAGGGTGCGTGCTTAGGGGCAAGCTTGAGTGCGGCGGAGTACTCCGACACAGCTAACTGGTATTCTTGAAGTCTGGCCGCAGTTTCTGCGTATTGCCGATGAATCATCGGATTCTTCGGCGCCAAATGCGCAGCTTTGGCGAAGTCGTCTGCTGCGGCACGCAGGTGACGGTCGCCTCCTTCATCCCGCGCCAGTGCCAAATGATAGCCAGCTCGACGGAGGTATGCCTTGGTATGTCTGGGGTCCAGGGCAATCGCTTTGGATGCGGTTGCAATGCCCTGCTGGGGAGTCACCACGCTAGGGTGTCGAGCCGTACCTGCGAGGCAGATATCAACCTGGAGCAGCAGCACCAGGATTGTTCCGGTGGCTCTCTTCCACACTGCCGAGGGTGAATGGTCACGAAACCCGCGTTGAAAATCGGACATGGACATACCCCTGTACTCTCGCGGGCATGCAAGAAGCGAGCAGACGCAACATTCGCACAACCCCCTGTATTGTCTTGAGGTCCGGTAGCGACGAGATTGCGACAAAGGGACGCCGGCGCACCTTCGTGCACCGGCAAGGACCAAACTTTGCGTCGTCGTCCGTTGCGAGCCAGACTCCCCTCCATGGAAATCAGTTCGTGAATGACCAGAACTCAAGTCATCGAATCGGTCGCTTTGCGTTGAACGTCTATGGTACGTACTGACGGACTAGGAGTGCGAAAATTCCGACATGGATTTCTTGAAGCGATACCGCGTGCTTAAGGTCGTGGTGGCGATTTCTCTCTCCTTGACGTCCCCAACACCATCCGTGGCTCTCTCCACGGGAGTCCACTTTTTTGTTTCTCCTTCCGGAAATGACGAATATCCGGGAACGGACGAACGACCCTTTCGCACAATCGCTCGAGCCCAGGCTGCAGTGCGTCCCCTAACGGAGGATTTGACAGACGTTACGGTGTATCTCCGTGCGGGCGTGTATGCAATCACGGAATCCATTCGATTTGACCATCGGGATTCGGGACTAAACGGCCATCAGGTAATCTACAGGGCGTTTCCGGGCGAGGAGGTCGTGATCAGCGGCGGGCAGAAGGCGTCCGGGTGGGTTCTTGACGACCACGGTGTCTATCGTGCTCCCGCTGGGGGACGGCGATTTCGTCAACTCTATGTGAATGGCGCGCGCGCGATCCGTGCCCGCCATCCCAACGGTCCCGGGTTTGCACGGCTGACAAGATGGGAGGAGGAGACGCGACGGATTGTTGTGCCCCGAGATTTGATCGGACCGTGGGCACGATTCGGGACCGCCGAAATGGTCATCTTGAAACAATGGACGCAGAACAATCTGCGCATCAAGTCCGTCGACGAGCAGGGACTGGAAGCCTATGTCGTGCCGATGGAGCCGGATCGGTCCAAGGCGTTCATCGGGCATGCATTTCTCCGCTTTGAATCTCAGAGCATCTATTTCGAGAATGCCCTCGAGTTTCTCGACGAGCCTGGAGAGTGGTATTTAAGGGAGGCGACGGACGAGGTATTCTATCGGCCCCGTGCTGGCGAGGACCTAGCCGATGCCACCGTTGTCGTGCCCCTGTTGGAACACTTGGTCGAAGTGCGTGGATCGCCTGCGGATCCGATTCACGATTTCGCCATGATTGGGCTTGTGTTTGAATATTCTGGATGGACACAACCCAATCAGGAGGGATTCGTGACGAGCCAGGCGGATGCAATCTATGCGGAGACGACGCCCATGGCTGGACGCGTTCCCGCAGCGGTACATGTCGAACACGCGGAACGTGTGAGGATCGAAGGGAATCTGTTTCGTCGGTTAGGTGGAACGGCGCTGACGCTCCACACTGGCATCAACGAGGTTCAGGTCATTGGTAACCGAATCGAAGACGTATCTGGCAGTGGGATTGTCCTCGACGGATTGTTGGAGGCGCGTCCGCTCGACCCGCGGCTCCCGTGTCGCCGCAATCTCATTGCCAACAATCTGGTCGAACGAATTGGCCTGGACTATCGGTCGAGCGTGGGAATCCTGGTGGGCTATACGTCCGACTCGACGATCGAACATAATGAAGTCCATGATGCGCCATACACCGGAATCAGTGTCGGCTGGGGGTGGACCGATGCGCGTACCGTGCTCGCCAGGAATCAAATACGTTTCAACCATATCTATACGGTCATGACCGAGATGGCGGACGGGGCAGGCATCTATACGCTCTCGCACCAGCCCGGTACCGTGATCCATGGCAACTACATCCACGACATCGCTCGGTCTCCCTGGGCGGGCCCTGCTCCTATCCCGGGCATTTACCTTGATGAAGGAACAAGCGCGATCACCATTTCGGACAATGTGTTGGAGCGTGTCCCAATGGGCCTGTTCTTTCATCGTGCGTCGCACAATGTCGTGGTGAATACTCCCGGTACCTACGAGGAGCGATGGGAGGCCGAAGACAATGTGATCCAAGCAACCCCCGGCTATGATGCTGAGAGTATCAAGACTCGTGCCGGTTTGCAGCCCGACTACGCGCGACTCCGCCGGCAGCCATAAATCATACGTCGGCGCAGCCGATACCCGGCAGAAGGAAGGAAGGTTGCGAGTTCTGTCACATCAGCAGTTCAGCGACGCCGTAGATTCGGATCGAACCGCCGCCCTGGGACAATTCACCACGCACGATGCTCATTGCAAATCCACCGAATACCCATCCGGCGATGGACTTGCGCTCCGATGTAGAGACCGTCAACGTCGAGCGTCCCTGTGCTCCTATCCAACTGATCTCCCAAGACGTCGGCCATCGATACAGGCCGAAAGCGAAGTCGTGATCCAATACACGGATACGGAGATCCTGTAAATCTTCCGTTTGTCCATCGAGAACAGAAAAGCCTACAAGTTTGCCGACGAATGGGGCGAGCATTTTGCTTTGCTGACTATGGAGATAGACATCCCCGTCACCGTCAGCCAACAGGTAGAGTCCTTGAAAATCCTTCTACAGACCCCAATACCTGCGCGTAAGACGATTGAACTCGGGGATGACCAAGTACTCGTATATCACGCGACCGAGGATGGTTCGACCCTTCCAGGTCAGGCTGGCAGGGACCGATCCCATCCAAGTCAGCGCTCCGTCATGCCTGTGCCGGGTGCGTTCGCGCAGTGGTTCGATTGCCAAGGTCAGTCGATTGTGGGGGCTCGTAATGATGAGGCCGGTCGACGGGGCGCCCTCGAACTGAAGATTCTCCGAATTAGGAATACGATCCAATACGTGGTCTCGATTTGGATACGGACCGCTCCCCGCGATCTCGATCCACCCCTCATGCTCGTCATGC harbors:
- a CDS encoding pectin lyase; amino-acid sequence: MDFLKRYRVLKVVVAISLSLTSPTPSVALSTGVHFFVSPSGNDEYPGTDERPFRTIARAQAAVRPLTEDLTDVTVYLRAGVYAITESIRFDHRDSGLNGHQVIYRAFPGEEVVISGGQKASGWVLDDHGVYRAPAGGRRFRQLYVNGARAIRARHPNGPGFARLTRWEEETRRIVVPRDLIGPWARFGTAEMVILKQWTQNNLRIKSVDEQGLEAYVVPMEPDRSKAFIGHAFLRFESQSIYFENALEFLDEPGEWYLREATDEVFYRPRAGEDLADATVVVPLLEHLVEVRGSPADPIHDFAMIGLVFEYSGWTQPNQEGFVTSQADAIYAETTPMAGRVPAAVHVEHAERVRIEGNLFRRLGGTALTLHTGINEVQVIGNRIEDVSGSGIVLDGLLEARPLDPRLPCRRNLIANNLVERIGLDYRSSVGILVGYTSDSTIEHNEVHDAPYTGISVGWGWTDARTVLARNQIRFNHIYTVMTEMADGAGIYTLSHQPGTVIHGNYIHDIARSPWAGPAPIPGIYLDEGTSAITISDNVLERVPMGLFFHRASHNVVVNTPGTYEERWEAEDNVIQATPGYDAESIKTRAGLQPDYARLRRQP
- a CDS encoding group 1 truncated hemoglobin, encoding MIIFNRVILGLLGLSLLAACAETRMSDRPSLYKRLVGKDAITGVVDRFVSNVAVDDHINSYFRSTDIPQLKRHLVDQVCEAAGGPCIYTGRSMKATHAGMGVTDADFNALVQDLIAALDFYKVGQVEQDELLSVLGDMQSDIVER